Within the Leptospira stimsonii genome, the region TGGAACAATTGATCGCAACCATTTTTAGGTCGTCCGGGGTTTTGATCTTGGACGAAATAAGAAGTTGATAGATGATCGCATATTCCTTTTTTCTAAAATGAATTCTTAAAAGAAAAGGAACGGAATAAAGTTCCGCCATGAGTTCCCACTTTGACTTCAGTTTCGGTTTCGATTCGGGATTCGCAACGTCTTCTTCCTGAATTTCAGGTTCGAATATTGTTGAAATGGAAACCGGCTCGATTGTGGAATGATTCCTTTCCGGATTGAAGGAGAGCGGAGTTTCCGCGTCTCGAATCAAAGACTTGAGTGTCGAGAGACGAGTGAATTCTTCATAACGTTCCGGATCGGCTTTCATCAACTTCTTAATGTCTTCCAGAACGATACAGAAGGAAAATAGTTCAAGGACGCTTTGGTTTTGAATCGTCGCGATTTCATCCAAAACCTTTGCGAGAATCTGCTGATAACCAAGAGATTTTCGATACATCGCATTGTATTGAAGTTCGAGGTTTTTCTGATATTTTGAAAAAAGGACATCGATAAGAAACGCATCGGAGATCACATATGCGTCGAGACCGGGGACAGAAAAGTTCGGGTTTTGCTTTTTTAGATTCAGGACAAAGATGCAATTGGAATCCTTTAGGAAGCCGAGAATCTTTGATATTTTCTTTTCAGAAAGATTGAGGGTAGAGCGAAAATGGTAATACAAATCCGTGTTAGTCGGTAATTGATGATTCTCATTTTCCTTTTTAATTTTATCCAGGACGATTTGCGCTATTGTAATATCTTCCATCGTTTTTAGTTCCACGCCTCCAAAAGAATCGAATCTGATGGACCCTTTTTCTTTCTAAATTTATAACCTGGGCATACGAAATTCTTGCCTAGTTTTTCGAAAAAAAATGAATAATTTGTCAAAAAAAAATCGAATCAAATACCAAGAAAGGGGAACGAAAGGAAAAGAGGGGATTCGGGAAGCCTCAGACGGAAACTTCCGCCTGAGGTTTAATTGTTGTTAGATTCTTTCTATGATCGTTGCGATGCCCATTCCGCCGCCGATACAGAGAGTCATAAGCGCATAACGTTGTTGTCTTCTTTCAAGTTCGTCTAACGCAGTTCCTAGGAGAATCGCTCCGGTTGCACCGAGAGGGTGACCCAGGGCAATTGCTCCTCCGTTTACGTTGATCTTTTCCGAAGGGATTCCGAGAGATTTTTGAGTGTAGAGAACCACTGAAGCGAACGCTTCGTTGATTTCCCAGAGATCAATATCGTCCGGCTTGAGACCGGCCATCGCGAGCGCTTTCTTAGATGCGGAGACCGGTCCTGTGAGCATGATTGTTGGATCTTCTCCGGTAGAAGCCATTGCTACGATGCGTGCGCGAGGTTTTAGTCCGTATTTTTTTACACCTTCATCCGAAGCTAGGAGAACCGATGCGGCTCCGTCTACGATTCCTGAAGAATTTCCTAATGTATGAATGTGGTTGATTTTAGAAATTTCGGGATAGGATTTCAGGGCGATTGCGTCTAACTCTTTCTCGCCGATCGTTTTGAATACCGGACCAAGGTCTGAGAGCCATTCAAAAGTGGATTCGATACGGGGATTTTCGTCGCTATCGACAATTGTGCCGTCTTCCGTTTTTACTGGAATGATCGATTTTTTGAAATAACCGGATTTAATCGCATGGTCCGCTTTGATTTGAGAAGATTCCGCAAAACGATCCGCCTCTTCGCGAGAGATTCCGAACTTGGTCGCGATAAGATCCGCAGAGATTCCCTGAGGGACTAAATTATAGTGTTTTTGAATATTAGGATTTCCGATATTGAAATCTCTTCCGTTTAAGTCCGCTCCCATTTTTACACGGGACATGGATTCTACTCCGCCGCCGAGTGCAATTTGCATAGAACCCGATTGAACGTGATTTGCGGCATTGTTTACTGCTTGCAGTCCGGAGCCGCAGAAGCGGTTTACCGTATATCCAGGAACCGAATTCGGCCAGAGCGCGGCCATTACCGCATAACGTGCAATACATGCCGCTTGATCGTCAACTTGAGATACACATCCCATTACTACTTCTTCAACGATTTCCGGTTTAATCCCGTTTCTTTCTTGGATTGCATTTAAGGTCGCGGCGGAAAGTTCTTGAGGGTGAATGGAAGCAAGAGTTCCTCTTTTTTTCCCTTTCCCTCTTGGAGTTCGAACTGCATCGATTACATAGGCGTTTGACATTTTTTTACCTCGTTGTGAATTCAATCCTTCTTGGTTGAATTGAACAACTGTTTAGTGAATTTAAGTGTTCCGGTTTCTATTTTGGGAACCGGGGGGAGTTTGCAATTCTTTTTGCGCGGGAACTCTTGCAGGAGGAGGAAGTTTGGGCCGCACCCTCTCTCGCGGATTTGTGCGTAATGAACGCCATTCGGATTTAAGCGCGAGGAGGGTCGGGCTTGCTACGGGCTCGCGGGAGTTCCCGCTCGGTCCTCTGCTCCGCATCCCTGCGGCGGCCTTGTTGTTAAACGGGGAGCCGCGCTCTTTTATGAAAAGGATTATTTCCGTTTGCTTCACTCAAAAAGAATGGGTAAGCCAGGTTTACAAAGAGAAAGAATTTTTGTGAGCTCTCCATTGGCAATGGGAGGAACGAGTGTGTTAATGCGAATACATCGATAATCTGAATTCTATGTTTAACAACTTAATGAAATTCGAAAATTAAAAAAGAGAAAGGATCTGAATGTTTGCTTTGGGTCAAGAAGATGAAATCACACTTCCTTCATAGAGAATTCTCCTAATAACCTTATCTTTAAGGTCAATGGACCAGATGAATGATTCGAACTTGGAGGGGAAGAAATTTTGAAGAATCTTTGCATTACGTTTCGTTCTATCTGATAAAAAAATTTGTATAAGGATACAATATAAGAAACATCTTGAGATTCCATGAGAAGACGCTAATACACTCAGCATCGCCCATTCTTCTGGAAAAATTCTGGAATTTACTTTTATTAAAGATTTTCCGGCCTTTTGATACTTTATTGTTAATGCTTTTTGAGAGAATCTCTTATTTTCTTTTAATCGCCGGCCGTACTGGCGTAATAAAAAATTGATATTCTTCCCAATACTTCGTCTTTCTGCGTTTGGTAATCTTTTCATTAAGTCCAAAGGAATCAAAAAGCTACACGTAATTTTGGGTCCTTTGAGTGAGGAGCAAATTACGCTCTTATCTATACTATTAATTTCCCGCACATTTAATTCGGTTCCCCGCAAGTTGAGAGCGTGTTCCGAATTTAATTTTTTTTTTCTAAAAGTTTGTTTTTTTCGAAGTTTTCTTTTCTAAAATAGATTTTGCTTTTAATAAGGAAAAATACGGAGTTCCCGCAAAATTCTCTCTTACTGAAAAATTTCCTCCAAGACTTTAAAATACCAACACGAACCATTCCAGTTCTCAAGAAAACCATTATGACCTCCGAAATTTTGAATCGAAATTCGAACATTTCGATTCGGGTGAAGTGCGAGAAAACTCTCCCCACGAATGATTGGATCGTCTTTCGAAGTGACTATTGTTGTCGGAGTCAAAATTTCAGAGAGTTCCCGCTCCCCCAATGTGTAAGTTCCAAAGTAATGATCCAAATCGCGAAAATCGTCCGAAGATTCGATCAATTTTTCCGTCATCTTCATCACCGAACGCTCCTTAAGAATCTCTTTATAAGGAACGATTGTCGGAAAATGATGCTGTTTCTTTTCAATGGATTCCTTCCATTTCTTAAGAAAATAGCGACCGATGATAAGTTTCTTATCCATTAGAATCGTTGCATCTTTTGGATGAATCGCTGGAGAAATCGCAATACAATGTTTCAATTGATTCAGCTTTTTCTCAGAATGAGAATGAACTCTTGCAATTCTCAGAGTGAAATTTCCACCTAAGGAAAATCCTATAATAAAAACAGGAACATTCTTTTCTGCAAGAAAGCTGGCTTTTCTCACCGCCTCATAGGTCTCTTCGATTAGGCTCCCATTGAAGGGGGCCGGATTGAGATGGTGCGTATCCCCATGATCCCTATAATTGAGGCGAAAGATGTCGTATCCTTGCTCATAAAAGCGATGCGAAGTTCTCAGAATATAAGTTGATTTAATGCTCCCTTCCCAACCATGAAGAAGAATTAGGAGTCCCTTCGTTTTTTGCTTCTTCTGTTTGCTAAATGAACTTTCTAATTTCACTCCTTTGCCTACATCCAGGATCATCCTCTGCGCATTTTTTAAGAAGGGCATTTCCTTCGGTAAATTCCAAGCTAAAGATGCAAGTGCGGTTTGAATAAAAGGATATTTTAGGAGTCCCTTCGGATCGAATTTTGGAGTCTTTAGGTTTTGCAACATACGAACATTTGTTAATTTGGAATGATTTGGAAAAGTCTTTTTAAATCATAAAAATCGATTATTCATTCCAAAAGAATTCTTTAGGAATTATAACTTGATCTCGAAATCGAAAATTCAAACCGAAAAAAACTGGCTTTTAGAACTCTCTAAAAAAAAGATACTGAGTCCAGATAATTTCTAATATTCGGAGCACAACAACAAAGTGAAGAATCTACTCGTGCATTTGTTTTCTTTTCAGATCCATTCCAAAATTGGATTCTTAATTCTTATTTTTTTTCTTTCTTGCAAAAGTTTCGTTCTGAATGGTGTGAGAGGCGGAGCTTTTACTACTTCTCCTAACGGAACCCAAAAGGATTCAAAAGTTTTAGAAATTTCTTGTAAGCCAATTCTCAAGCAAACGCAGTGGTATCTCCTTTTTGGTTCCTTTCCGATAAATCGTGTGAACTCCTCGGAAATTCTTCCTGATACGAATGAAAATTATCGAGTAACGATCAAAACCACTTGGATGGACGGTCTCCTGAGCGTTCTTCTTGGAATTGCCGCTTCCGTGACTCGAAAAACTATCGAAGTGGAAAGTTGTGATGGCGGAGAAATTGCGTCTCTTAAGAATTCTCCGGTTCCAATGGACAAAATGGAAACCAAGGCGGAAAATCCAAAATGGAAAGAAGAATTCTTAAGACAGAACGAAAAACAATGGAAGGATGAAGTTCAAGAACGTTTCTTCTCCGAGAAAGAGGAAGAAGTGGAATCTATCTGGAAAAAAGAAATGAGAAATTCTAAAAATCTTTCCGTTCTCTTTCTGAAATCCGGCGAGATTGTAAAAGGAAAAGTGACCCGGATCGATGGTGAGGGTGTTAAGCTCTTCTTCAAAGGTCAGGAGAAGACGTTTAAGCGCGCCGATGTCCTAAAAGTCCGCTTTCAAGATTAAGGAGAATCATTTCTATGTTTAATTTTCGGATTCTCGCGCTTCGATTTTTTTTCTCTCTCTCGATCTTGATTCATTCCGCTTGTTATCTGAATCCTTATTTTCGAGATCTTGTCTCCCAGGAAGACAAAAAAGAGTCTCCTCTGGCGCTCCTTTTACTTTTTGTAGGAGCTCCTATTATCAAGGGGGATGTTATCTTCTTTCCTCAAACGGGTCTTTCTTGGATGCGTTGCACACTTGGTCAAACTTTTGATCCTTCCACAAATACCTGTACGACAATCTCCGTCGCTCCCATCTATTGTTCTTCCTTGGATAATCAGTGCAATGGAAATCTTTTAGGCGGAGTTCTCTCTTCGGGGCCGGCCTTTGATGCCTGCGCAGGTTTTAGTTCTTCCAATGCCACTGGATCTTGGAGAGTTCCCACGCACTTAGAGTTGAAGTCGATAGTTTCCTGTTCGAATGGGACGGATCTAAAGAATTTCACGGACACTCAAACTTGCGGAACTGGTTTCGATGTCCCTACGATTCGTAAGGATTGGTTTCCAGGAACTCCCACAAATAATCCGATTGAATTTTGGTCTTCCACGAGCGATCCCTCGAACGCCACCTTTGCCTGGAAAGTGAACTTTAGCACAGGAGCGACGAATCTGACCGCTGGGAAGAATTCTTCTGGATACCTTCGTTGTGTCGCAGGCTCCCCTTAAGAAGGCGGACTTTGCGGGAACTCTACACTTTTTCGGGTGAAATCCCCTCCTTAAGTGTATTTTTTCTTGACAGGAAACAATTGAATCAAAAATTGTTTCCTGTATGGAAACAAAAAATACTGTACGTGTTTCCGGGGTGGCAAACTCAAAAGACGTAAAAGCGAAGAGTTCCCGCAAAATTCTTCTCCTAGCCCTTCTTTTTCTCAACCTCTCACTCGTTTCCCAGATCAACGCTTTCCGCTTTCTTAAAAAAAACGAAAGAACAGGAAATGTTCCACACACAAACTCGGAAACGATTTTCGGCATAAGAACATCCTCTTCCGAGTATATTCGAAAAATTAAATATTCTAAAATACAAAAAATTCTCCGCTTAAAACAACACGCACTGGCTCAAATACTGAATACAAAAAAATTACCAAATGAAAGAAGAGGATCCGATCTAAAAGTATCCTCCGAATTGAAGTATTCCGCTTCTGAAAGTCCTTTTTGTTAAAATATTACTTTCAGAACTTATAAACTACCAATAGGAGTTCTATTCGATGAACTTTGCAGCACTCTCTATCAAGAGACCCATTTTTATAACCTGTACCGTCTTGCTGATTCTTGTAGCTGGATATCTCTCATTGAACAAGTTGGGAGTGGACCTATTCCCTAACATCACGATTCCGGTCGTTACGGTAACTGTTCCATATCCGGGAGCGGCGCCTAACGAGATTGAGACGCTCATCGCAAAACCAGTGGAAGATGAATTGTCGACGATTTCCGGAGTCAAAAGGGTAAAGTCCATCTGTAACGAAGGAGTAGGGACGGTCGTTGTAGAATTTACTCTGGAAACGGACGTAAAGTATGCGGAACAACAAGTCCGAGATAAAGTTTCCAGCGTGAAACCGAAACTTCCCGATGACGCCAAAGAACCCGTCATTCGAAGAATCGATCCCGCTGATCAGCCGATTCTTATCATTGCCCTCAAAGCTGAACTTCCGGAAGCAGAACTTTATGATATAGCGAACGAAGAAATCAAACAAATTCTCTTAACAACCAAGGACGTAGGGAACGTAAACATCTACGGAGGACGAAAGCGTGAGATTCACGTGGAATTGGATCGTCAGAAGCTGAAAGAGCATATGATTCCTGCTTCCGTTGTTTCTAATCGTCTCGCTTCGGGAGGAATGAACATTCCGGCCGGAAAGGTTAGTAAGACGGATAAGGAACTTGTTTATAGAACTATCAACGAATTTCATTCTCCGCAAGAAATCAGAGATACTCCGATTTCGCTTTTTGGAAACGAGGTTCCGGTAAGAATCGGCCAACTCGGAGAAGTAAAGGATACGGTGGAAGACGAAACTTCTCGTGCTTACTTTAACGGAAAGAAGGCGGTCTTTCTTCTCGTCTATAAACAATCCGGTTCTAACACCGTGGCCGTTGCACAAGCGGTTAAAAAGAAGGTTTCCGAAATTAACGTCGATCTTGCAAAAAGAAACGGATCTCCGGAGCTTACGACCGCGAACGATTCTTCCATAACGATCGATAACAATATCTACGACGTAAAGGAAACGATCATCATCGGAATCATTCTCACGATCATTGTCGTATTATTGTTTTTAGGAAGCGTTCGTTCCACGTTGATCACCGGTTTGGCGCTTCCTAACTCTCTTCTCGGTGCCTTTATTCTTATGGCCATTGCTGGATTTACGGTGAACATCATGACTCTTCTCGCCTTGAGTCTTGCAGTCGGTCTCCTCATCGATGATGCGATCGTAGTGCGTGAGAATATTTTCAGACACAGGGAGATGGGAAAGACCGCGAGAGAAGCTTCCATCGAAGGGACCAAGGAAGTGACGCTCGCAGTAGTCGCGACTACGATGACAGTGATTGCGGTTTTTATGCCGATCGCGTTCATAAGCGGTGTCGTTGGTCAGTTCTTGAGGGAATTCGGTCTCACGGTTTGTTTTGCGCTTCTTATTTCTCTCTATGATGCGCTGACGATCGCTCCGATGTTGTCCGCGTATTTCGGCGGAAAGATCGGCAACCACGGACATTCTTCTTCTCCTTCGCATACGATTCCCGATTTATCGACTCAAGTAGAGAAAGGAAAAAAGAAGGGCAAGAATAGTATTGCGACTACGACTTTGGAGGAAATCGCCTATTCCAAAATCCGCACTCAGAACAAGATCAGCAAAGGATGGATCGTAAGAATTTTTTCTCCGATTCTAACCCTTCTTGGAAAACTGGAAACTGGACTCGATTCTATTTTAAGTATCTTTAATGTGTTTCAGTCCTGGCTTGAGGATCGTTATGCTTCCGTCCTTAGATTCACCCTTAGAAGGCCGATGTTGATTTTATCCGGGGCGGTTTTGATATTCATAGTCAGTTTGGGGTTAACGAAATTCATTCCAAAGACGTTTCTTCCCGCTCAGGATGAAGGAAAATTCTCCGTAACTCTGGACATGCCTCCGGGAACTTCAGTCGCAAAGATGGCGCAGGTAGCGCAGGAAGTGGATCAAAAGATCCGTTCTTACAAAGAGATCAAACTCGTAGCGATGTTTAATACCAATCGAAACACGAATATGTTCGTAGAGATGGTTCCTTCCAAACAACGGAAGATGAACACGACGCAGTTTAAAGAATTTCTTCGCAAAGAATTGAGCGTTTTCTCTTACGCGAATCCGATCGTCAAAGACATAGACAACGTGGGAGGAGGACAACGACCTTTTACTCTGATCGTCAGCGGACAAAAAGGGGAAGTCGTGGAAGATTATGCGAAGAAGCTTTTTACGCGCCTTCAAAAATCTCCCGCGCTTCTGGACGTAGATACGAGTTATCGTGCGGGCGCTCCCGAGTTTCGAGTGATACCCGATCGTCAGATGGAAGTTCTTCTCGGCGTTCCTGGAACCGTGATCGGAACCGAACTTCGAACTCTTGTGGAAGGAACGACTCCAGCGGTTTACAGAGAGAACGGAGTGGAATACGATATTCGTGTTCGTTTGAAGGAAGGTCAAAGAGACCTCAAAGAAAACTTTTATAGTTCCTTCGTTCCGAATTTTAACAATCGACTGATTCCGATTCAGAATGTCGCGAAGGCGGAGGAAACGACCGGACTCGCTACGATCAACCGTCTCAATCGAAACAAATCCGTTGAAATCTACGCCGATGTAAATCCGCAAGGTCCGGGAATGGGAGGAGCAATGGAAGAAGTCGCAAAGATCACCCAAACCGAACTTCCTCTTCCTGCGGGAGTTAAGATCGGTTATACGGGACAAGCGGAGAGTTTTAAGGAGATGGGTACCTCGATGGCGATTGCGATGGGCCTTGGAGTTCTCTTTATCTATATGGTTCTCGCTTCTCTTTATGAAAGTTTTATCACCCCGATTGCGATCATGCTCGTATTGCCTCTCGCTCTTTGCGGCGCCTTTATCGCGTTATTCCTGACTCAGAAATCTCTGGACATCTTTTCGATGATCGGGCTCATCATGTTGATCGGCGTGGCTACGAAGAATTCGATTCTTCTCGTAGACTTCACCAATCAGCTCCTTCAAAAGGGGATGGATATGAAGGAGGCGATCGTGGAAGCCGGAAGAGAAAGACTAAGACCGATTCTTATGACCTCGTTCGCGTTAGTCGCGGGTATGCTTCCGATCGCGATCGGACTCAACGAAGCTTCTCGTCAGAGAACGAGTATGGGTGTTGCGATCATTGGAGGTTTGATCTCCTCTACGATTCTTACTCTGGTGGTGGTTCCGGCGGCTTTTTCTTACATTGAGAAGTTGAACCAATTCGTGAGAAGGAATTCTCCGAATCCGGACGTATAAGAATGAAACGCGAGAATTCAGGACATACATTTACAAAAGTGATCTCGTCCTTGAATTCTCGGTTGCACT harbors:
- a CDS encoding YheT family hydrolase, coding for MLQNLKTPKFDPKGLLKYPFIQTALASLAWNLPKEMPFLKNAQRMILDVGKGVKLESSFSKQKKQKTKGLLILLHGWEGSIKSTYILRTSHRFYEQGYDIFRLNYRDHGDTHHLNPAPFNGSLIEETYEAVRKASFLAEKNVPVFIIGFSLGGNFTLRIARVHSHSEKKLNQLKHCIAISPAIHPKDATILMDKKLIIGRYFLKKWKESIEKKQHHFPTIVPYKEILKERSVMKMTEKLIESSDDFRDLDHYFGTYTLGERELSEILTPTTIVTSKDDPIIRGESFLALHPNRNVRISIQNFGGHNGFLENWNGSCWYFKVLEEIFQ
- a CDS encoding efflux RND transporter permease subunit; amino-acid sequence: MNFAALSIKRPIFITCTVLLILVAGYLSLNKLGVDLFPNITIPVVTVTVPYPGAAPNEIETLIAKPVEDELSTISGVKRVKSICNEGVGTVVVEFTLETDVKYAEQQVRDKVSSVKPKLPDDAKEPVIRRIDPADQPILIIALKAELPEAELYDIANEEIKQILLTTKDVGNVNIYGGRKREIHVELDRQKLKEHMIPASVVSNRLASGGMNIPAGKVSKTDKELVYRTINEFHSPQEIRDTPISLFGNEVPVRIGQLGEVKDTVEDETSRAYFNGKKAVFLLVYKQSGSNTVAVAQAVKKKVSEINVDLAKRNGSPELTTANDSSITIDNNIYDVKETIIIGIILTIIVVLLFLGSVRSTLITGLALPNSLLGAFILMAIAGFTVNIMTLLALSLAVGLLIDDAIVVRENIFRHREMGKTAREASIEGTKEVTLAVVATTMTVIAVFMPIAFISGVVGQFLREFGLTVCFALLISLYDALTIAPMLSAYFGGKIGNHGHSSSPSHTIPDLSTQVEKGKKKGKNSIATTTLEEIAYSKIRTQNKISKGWIVRIFSPILTLLGKLETGLDSILSIFNVFQSWLEDRYASVLRFTLRRPMLILSGAVLIFIVSLGLTKFIPKTFLPAQDEGKFSVTLDMPPGTSVAKMAQVAQEVDQKIRSYKEIKLVAMFNTNRNTNMFVEMVPSKQRKMNTTQFKEFLRKELSVFSYANPIVKDIDNVGGGQRPFTLIVSGQKGEVVEDYAKKLFTRLQKSPALLDVDTSYRAGAPEFRVIPDRQMEVLLGVPGTVIGTELRTLVEGTTPAVYRENGVEYDIRVRLKEGQRDLKENFYSSFVPNFNNRLIPIQNVAKAEETTGLATINRLNRNKSVEIYADVNPQGPGMGGAMEEVAKITQTELPLPAGVKIGYTGQAESFKEMGTSMAIAMGLGVLFIYMVLASLYESFITPIAIMLVLPLALCGAFIALFLTQKSLDIFSMIGLIMLIGVATKNSILLVDFTNQLLQKGMDMKEAIVEAGRERLRPILMTSFALVAGMLPIAIGLNEASRQRTSMGVAIIGGLISSTILTLVVVPAAFSYIEKLNQFVRRNSPNPDV
- a CDS encoding DUF1564 family protein encodes the protein MREINSIDKSVICSSLKGPKITCSFLIPLDLMKRLPNAERRSIGKNINFLLRQYGRRLKENKRFSQKALTIKYQKAGKSLIKVNSRIFPEEWAMLSVLASSHGISRCFLYCILIQIFLSDRTKRNAKILQNFFPSKFESFIWSIDLKDKVIRRILYEGSVISSS
- a CDS encoding LIC_13076 family protein, which translates into the protein MKNLLVHLFSFQIHSKIGFLILIFFLSCKSFVLNGVRGGAFTTSPNGTQKDSKVLEISCKPILKQTQWYLLFGSFPINRVNSSEILPDTNENYRVTIKTTWMDGLLSVLLGIAASVTRKTIEVESCDGGEIASLKNSPVPMDKMETKAENPKWKEEFLRQNEKQWKDEVQERFFSEKEEEVESIWKKEMRNSKNLSVLFLKSGEIVKGKVTRIDGEGVKLFFKGQEKTFKRADVLKVRFQD
- a CDS encoding DUF1566 domain-containing protein; amino-acid sequence: MFNFRILALRFFFSLSILIHSACYLNPYFRDLVSQEDKKESPLALLLLFVGAPIIKGDVIFFPQTGLSWMRCTLGQTFDPSTNTCTTISVAPIYCSSLDNQCNGNLLGGVLSSGPAFDACAGFSSSNATGSWRVPTHLELKSIVSCSNGTDLKNFTDTQTCGTGFDVPTIRKDWFPGTPTNNPIEFWSSTSDPSNATFAWKVNFSTGATNLTAGKNSSGYLRCVAGSP
- a CDS encoding acetyl-CoA C-acetyltransferase produces the protein MSNAYVIDAVRTPRGKGKKRGTLASIHPQELSAATLNAIQERNGIKPEIVEEVVMGCVSQVDDQAACIARYAVMAALWPNSVPGYTVNRFCGSGLQAVNNAANHVQSGSMQIALGGGVESMSRVKMGADLNGRDFNIGNPNIQKHYNLVPQGISADLIATKFGISREEADRFAESSQIKADHAIKSGYFKKSIIPVKTEDGTIVDSDENPRIESTFEWLSDLGPVFKTIGEKELDAIALKSYPEISKINHIHTLGNSSGIVDGAASVLLASDEGVKKYGLKPRARIVAMASTGEDPTIMLTGPVSASKKALAMAGLKPDDIDLWEINEAFASVVLYTQKSLGIPSEKINVNGGAIALGHPLGATGAILLGTALDELERRQQRYALMTLCIGGGMGIATIIERI